Proteins from a single region of Dehalococcoidia bacterium:
- a CDS encoding ATP-binding protein, whose protein sequence is MVAKLTLKLKNDREELERIVTAVEEFAAQDEWPEDLLFKINLVLEEIGLNIIDYAFESGSHEFEINLTSDAEAITIEAIDSGRPFDPLSETPLPDLDAPLDCRPVGGLGVYLVRTLMDQSDYQRVDGKNCLTVVKYRTETPTCPE, encoded by the coding sequence TTGGTCGCTAAACTAACTCTCAAGCTCAAGAACGACCGAGAAGAGCTGGAACGCATCGTCACTGCTGTTGAGGAATTCGCTGCGCAGGATGAGTGGCCGGAAGACCTGCTCTTCAAGATCAACTTGGTTCTGGAAGAGATTGGCCTGAACATCATCGACTATGCGTTCGAGAGTGGTAGTCACGAGTTTGAAATCAACCTGACGTCAGATGCAGAGGCGATTACCATCGAGGCTATCGATAGTGGACGACCTTTTGATCCGCTTAGCGAGACCCCCTTGCCGGATCTTGACGCGCCACTGGACTGCCGCCCCGTTGGTGGCCTGGGAGTCTACCTGGTACGTACACTGATGGACCAATCTGACTATCAGAGAGTTGACGGCAAGAACTGCCTCACTGTGGTCAAGTACAGAACCGAGACCCCGACTTGTCCTGAATGA
- a CDS encoding HAMP domain-containing protein yields the protein MGPAAEFQRLFKLLLESRHRISTQIYLAFGGAVLLTIAASLVGWFSFDRVGIQQARVNEGSVPEMTAAFGIAQLANELVDAGPRLAATTNTTDFQAVAADISAANVALVGQLALLQGQHTSEARFNRMRSYLDELTSNNYEIQTGMVESFLRDVLLEQLRADIADVDRQLRSILAPAADDQWFYMMTGYRDPDEPPVAAVGRLNESELSQYRHLAALVADTDYARQTLESGFGVSDPSTLEPLRESFESAISRMNHNLEAIRGLDLGEEIEPLIGELSELGLGSQGSLELLDRHFRVLERRGELLAQNRSIAVELLKEVDGFVGLANASVEDAAVASDQAVFAGKIILAALSVVSVGGAALIAWLFIGRILLSRLQILLGSMRQMADGDLDVEVDTSGRDEVSEMANALEVFRKASLDAIELDEVRRLNDQLEQTNEELTETVGQRDSALDDLQRAQNQIVERDKLAAIGELTAGVAHEIRNPLNFIKNFAEGSEEILEELTEVIDEAAEEMEETQRDLVMEISGELKDSLNRIQSNTNRAERIVRDMLLMSRGASEPQLTDINSLVEENARLSFHSARATNSDFQLDLVTDFDPEAGRVEVIPQDMGRVIINMVTNAGFATNERRMEIGDESFDAESYMPTVYLATKRLDEEVEIRVKDNGTGIPSEVIDSIFNPFFTTKDPNQGTGLGLALCADIIRQHGGSISVETEPGEFTEMTILIPITQPVIEEAESDLVGV from the coding sequence ATGGGCCCCGCGGCTGAGTTTCAACGACTATTCAAACTCCTTCTGGAAAGCCGACATCGGATCTCAACACAGATCTACCTTGCCTTTGGCGGCGCGGTACTCCTGACGATTGCCGCTAGCCTTGTCGGCTGGTTTTCCTTTGACAGAGTGGGTATCCAGCAGGCACGCGTTAACGAGGGCAGCGTTCCTGAGATGACTGCCGCGTTCGGGATCGCTCAGTTAGCCAATGAACTAGTAGACGCCGGCCCACGACTCGCAGCAACTACCAACACGACAGACTTTCAGGCTGTTGCGGCCGACATCTCCGCTGCAAACGTTGCGCTTGTAGGTCAGCTTGCCCTGCTGCAGGGTCAGCACACCAGTGAAGCACGCTTTAACCGTATGAGGTCGTACCTGGACGAACTGACGTCCAATAACTACGAAATCCAAACGGGCATGGTCGAATCTTTCTTGAGAGACGTTCTGCTGGAGCAACTCAGGGCCGATATTGCTGATGTGGACCGTCAACTCAGGTCAATTCTGGCTCCGGCCGCTGACGACCAGTGGTTCTACATGATGACGGGGTATCGCGACCCCGATGAACCGCCAGTGGCTGCGGTAGGCCGCCTCAATGAGAGCGAACTGTCTCAGTACCGGCACCTGGCTGCCCTGGTTGCCGACACTGACTATGCCCGGCAGACTCTGGAAAGTGGATTTGGCGTATCAGACCCGTCAACGCTCGAACCACTGCGCGAGAGTTTTGAGTCAGCCATAAGCCGCATGAACCATAACCTTGAGGCTATCCGAGGACTGGACCTGGGAGAGGAGATTGAACCGCTCATTGGCGAGTTGTCTGAACTTGGCTTGGGATCGCAAGGGTCCCTCGAACTGCTGGACCGCCACTTTCGAGTACTGGAACGCCGCGGTGAGTTGCTGGCCCAAAACCGAAGTATAGCGGTCGAGCTCCTTAAAGAAGTAGACGGCTTTGTTGGCCTAGCTAACGCAAGCGTTGAGGATGCTGCAGTTGCATCTGATCAGGCCGTCTTCGCAGGCAAGATAATCCTCGCCGCACTCAGCGTTGTCAGCGTAGGTGGAGCCGCCCTGATTGCCTGGCTTTTCATTGGGAGAATCCTGTTGAGCCGGCTTCAGATCCTGCTCGGCTCCATGCGGCAGATGGCCGATGGAGACCTTGATGTTGAGGTGGACACGAGTGGACGTGACGAGGTGTCTGAGATGGCAAACGCTCTCGAGGTGTTCCGTAAGGCCTCTCTCGATGCCATTGAACTCGACGAAGTCAGAAGGCTCAACGACCAGTTGGAGCAGACTAACGAAGAACTGACGGAGACCGTCGGGCAGCGCGACAGCGCTCTGGATGACCTCCAGAGAGCCCAGAATCAGATAGTGGAGCGCGACAAGCTGGCGGCAATCGGTGAGTTGACCGCAGGCGTAGCCCACGAAATTAGAAATCCGTTGAACTTCATTAAGAACTTCGCTGAGGGATCTGAAGAGATTCTCGAAGAGTTGACGGAAGTCATCGATGAGGCGGCAGAGGAGATGGAGGAAACCCAGCGAGACCTCGTAATGGAGATCTCAGGGGAGTTGAAAGACAGCCTCAACCGAATCCAGAGCAACACGAATCGCGCTGAGCGAATTGTCCGGGACATGCTCCTGATGAGCAGGGGCGCTTCTGAGCCTCAGCTTACTGATATCAATAGTCTTGTTGAAGAGAACGCACGGCTCTCGTTCCACAGTGCAAGGGCAACAAATTCCGATTTCCAACTCGATCTGGTCACAGACTTCGACCCTGAAGCTGGACGGGTTGAAGTCATTCCCCAGGATATGGGCCGAGTCATCATCAACATGGTCACCAATGCTGGCTTTGCTACAAACGAGAGGCGTATGGAAATCGGAGACGAGTCCTTCGATGCAGAGTCCTACATGCCGACCGTATATCTTGCGACCAAGAGGCTCGATGAAGAGGTCGAGATTCGTGTTAAAGACAACGGGACTGGCATTCCCTCCGAAGTGATCGACAGCATTTTCAACCCGTTCTTCACGACGAAAGATCCCAATCAGGGTACAGGTCTCGGCCTCGCGCTCTGCGCCGACATAATTCGACAGCACGGTGGGTCGATCAGCGTAGAAACTGAGCCCGGGGAGTTTACTGAGATGACCATTTTGATCCCGATCACGCAGCCGGTGATCGAGGAGGCTGAGTCAGACTTGGTCGGAGTCTAA
- a CDS encoding SpoIIE family protein phosphatase: protein MTLQKKYKILVVDDEPDLEPLLLQRMRRAIRAGRYEFVFAGNGLEALQRLDQDEEIDMVLSDINMPQMDGLTLLEQIPDVNPNIRSVIISAYGDMKNIRTAMNRGAFDFVTKPIDFKDLQVTIDRTLIHVEELKEALMARDKLVTLQNELDVASNIQQSILPTELPRELDYQMFGSMKSARNVGGDFFDVVRLPDRRVGLAIADVSDKGVPAALFMMSTRTLLKGAAIGAINPGDVMDTVNQLLCEDNEAAMFVTLLYAVYDPETGRLTYANGGHNPPLIIHQDNTSTLLPSTEGLALGLLPDYEYQQKTVTVEPGETLVLYTDGVTEAMNANEEEFGVERLQDIFTESYPREAHAITQLIFDAVDEFAGDTPQSDDVTCLTLCRG from the coding sequence ACGACGAGCCGGATCTGGAGCCTCTTCTCCTTCAGCGTATGCGGCGTGCCATCAGGGCGGGCCGTTATGAGTTTGTCTTCGCCGGCAACGGACTGGAGGCCCTTCAGAGGTTGGACCAGGACGAAGAGATCGATATGGTCCTGTCTGACATCAATATGCCTCAAATGGACGGACTCACTCTCCTCGAACAGATACCGGACGTCAACCCTAATATCCGGTCAGTAATTATCTCCGCATACGGGGATATGAAGAATATCCGGACCGCCATGAACAGGGGCGCGTTCGACTTCGTCACGAAACCGATAGATTTCAAGGACCTGCAGGTCACGATCGACCGTACGCTTATTCACGTCGAAGAGCTGAAAGAAGCTCTGATGGCGCGCGACAAGTTGGTAACTCTTCAAAACGAGTTGGACGTCGCGAGCAACATACAGCAGTCGATTCTGCCCACTGAGCTCCCAAGGGAGCTCGACTATCAGATGTTCGGCAGTATGAAGAGTGCCCGAAATGTTGGCGGTGACTTCTTCGATGTCGTGCGCCTCCCTGACAGGCGCGTAGGGCTGGCGATCGCCGATGTTTCCGACAAGGGCGTGCCGGCAGCACTTTTCATGATGTCCACCCGCACGCTCCTGAAGGGCGCTGCGATTGGGGCAATTAACCCTGGCGACGTCATGGATACGGTAAACCAGCTTCTTTGCGAAGACAATGAAGCTGCGATGTTCGTTACCCTCCTCTATGCTGTCTACGACCCTGAGACCGGGCGACTCACGTACGCCAACGGTGGTCATAACCCGCCGTTGATTATCCACCAGGACAATACCTCCACCCTGCTGCCGTCGACTGAGGGCCTTGCGCTCGGTCTGCTCCCCGACTATGAGTACCAGCAGAAAACAGTGACTGTGGAACCGGGCGAGACGCTCGTTCTCTACACTGACGGGGTCACTGAGGCAATGAATGCCAATGAGGAAGAGTTCGGAGTGGAGCGGCTGCAGGATATCTTTACAGAATCGTATCCTCGCGAGGCTCACGCCATCACGCAATTGATATTCGATGCTGTCGACGAATTTGCAGGTGATACACCTCAATCGGACGATGTTACCTGCCTGACCCTATGTAGAGGCTAA
- a CDS encoding ABC transporter substrate-binding protein, with protein MGGLLILLGAVIAGVILFISAPWDDNINEPTVTVVASEVTEDEVELGTPGVFPTQILFGQSAALSGPASGLGVNMRIGIEAAFYEANQNGGVNGRQFALISMDDAYEPGIAITNTSTLIEEQQVFALIGAVGTPTSRSAAPIANEAGIPYLTPFTGADFLRDVSRLRTVVNLRASYFQETEEMVERLTTDLGVRRIALMYQDDSFGRAGLRGVIAALDRRDMDLVSTGVYPRNTTAVKTALLDVWEGRPEAVILIGAYEPIANMISWAKRTGMESIYMTLSFSGGLALAQELGSFGKGVYVTQVVPFPRDRSHPVVSAYLEALSVYDPSAQPDFVSLEGYLAGRLAIEAVRNCGEQVDHDCFFTGIQESDEIDIDGFRLSFGPDDNQGSDAVFLSVIGSDGQFHSVNSLEDEVP; from the coding sequence TTGGGGGGACTGTTAATCCTGCTGGGCGCGGTTATCGCCGGTGTTATTCTCTTCATTAGTGCCCCTTGGGACGACAATATCAACGAGCCGACAGTGACGGTAGTCGCCTCCGAAGTCACGGAGGATGAAGTCGAACTGGGGACTCCTGGAGTCTTTCCAACCCAGATTCTGTTTGGGCAGTCTGCAGCACTGAGCGGTCCCGCCAGCGGCCTTGGTGTGAACATGCGCATCGGAATTGAGGCTGCATTTTACGAGGCTAACCAGAATGGTGGCGTCAATGGCCGGCAATTTGCCCTGATCTCCATGGACGATGCATATGAACCTGGCATAGCAATCACAAACACCAGCACGCTGATCGAGGAACAGCAGGTCTTCGCACTCATCGGCGCTGTTGGGACTCCTACTTCGCGCTCTGCCGCTCCCATAGCCAACGAGGCTGGCATCCCATACTTGACGCCGTTTACTGGTGCGGACTTTCTACGAGATGTCTCGAGGCTCCGCACCGTGGTGAATCTGAGGGCCAGTTACTTTCAGGAAACTGAAGAGATGGTTGAACGGCTCACTACGGATCTCGGCGTCCGGCGTATCGCCCTGATGTACCAGGACGACTCCTTTGGTCGGGCAGGGTTGAGAGGGGTCATTGCCGCATTGGACCGCAGAGACATGGACCTGGTCTCCACCGGTGTCTATCCGCGCAACACAACGGCTGTTAAGACTGCTCTCCTGGATGTCTGGGAGGGCAGGCCTGAGGCCGTGATACTCATCGGAGCCTACGAACCAATCGCTAACATGATTTCGTGGGCCAAGAGAACCGGTATGGAGAGTATCTATATGACACTGTCCTTCTCCGGAGGACTCGCACTTGCGCAGGAACTGGGTTCATTCGGGAAAGGCGTGTACGTTACACAGGTTGTCCCCTTCCCTCGGGACAGGTCACATCCCGTTGTGTCGGCATACCTGGAGGCCCTGTCTGTATACGATCCCAGCGCGCAGCCTGACTTCGTGTCTCTCGAAGGATACCTGGCAGGCCGGCTGGCCATAGAGGCCGTACGAAATTGTGGTGAGCAGGTGGACCACGATTGCTTCTTTACAGGCATTCAAGAGTCTGATGAAATTGACATCGATGGTTTCAGGCTCAGTTTCGGACCTGATGATAATCAGGGTTCCGATGCCGTCTTTCTGAGCGTTATCGGAAGTGACGGCCAATTCCACTCCGTTAATTCTCTAGAGGACGAAGTGCCTTGA